The following coding sequences are from one Capsicum annuum cultivar UCD-10X-F1 chromosome 3, UCD10Xv1.1, whole genome shotgun sequence window:
- the LOC107863540 gene encoding pentatricopeptide repeat-containing protein At3g46790, chloroplastic: protein MISIITSWSARKHTFLGFIFQIHQYHQHLFPQNPTQHYASLLQSCIARKAVEPGKQLHAHLCLTGFGYNINLATKLVNLYCVCDKLTNARNLFDRIPKGNIFLWNVLIRGYAWNGPYEGAINLYYQMFNYGRVPDNFTFPFVLKACSALSAIEVGKDIHENAKRTKWDKDVFVGAALIDMYAKCGCVGRSREVFDNVIERDVVVWNSMLASYSQNGHPEDCLTLCGEMACGGVRPTEATLVTAISASADVAGLRQGRELHGYSWRRGFDSQDKVKTALVDMYAKSGSVKVARILFEGLQVKRVVSWNAMLTGYAMHGHADAALGLFNEMVGKAQPDHITFVGVLSACNHGGLLSEGRTYFDSMARDYGIEPTIQHTTCMVDLLGHSGCLDEAYGLITQLKVMPDAGVWGAFLNSCKIHGHVEFAELALERLIELEPDDAGNYVILSNIYAQAGRWEGVAKLRDLMNERGVKKTAAYSWIEVKNKVHAFLSGDTSHPMSDDIYAELQSLGARMVQAGYVPNITPVFHDVEDDEKRRMVCSHSERLAIAFGLISTPPGTKLLITKNLRVCEDCHVAIKFISKLTEREISIRDVNRYHHFKDGICSCGDYW from the coding sequence ATGATATCAATTATTACAAGTTGGTCCGCTCGTAAGCACACATTCTTGGGATTCATTTTTCAAATTCATCAGTATCATCAACACTTATTTCCTCAAAATCCAACTCAACATTACGCTTCTCTTCTGCAATCTTGCATCGCCCGAAAAGCAGTTGAACCTGGAAAGCAGCTCCATGCGCATCTATGCCTCACCGGTTTCGGCTACAACATCAATTTAGCAACAAAGCTTGTCAATCTATACTGCGTTTGTGATAAGTTGACGAATGCCCGCAATTTGTTTGATAGAATTCCCAaaggaaatatttttctttggaaCGTTTTGATTCGTGGGTATGCTTGGAATGGACCATACGAGGGTGCAATTAACCTGTATTATCAAATGTTTAATTATGGTCGTGTTCCTGATAATTTTACCTTTCCGTTTGTTCTTAAAGCGTGTTCGGCATTGTCAGCGATTGAAGTGGGGAAGGATATACATGAAAATGCAAAGCGAACGAAGTGGGATAAGGATGTTTTCGTTGGTGCTGCTCTTATTGACATGTATGCTAAATGTGGTTGTGTTGGTAGGTCGAGGGAGGTGTTTGATAATGTCATTGAGAGGGATGTAGTTGTTTGGAATTCAATGCTTGCTTCTTACTCACAAAATGGTCACCCTGAGGATTGTTTGACTTTATGTGGTGAAATGGCATGTGGAGGTGTTAGACCCACTGAGGCGACCTTGGTCACTGCAATCTCTGCTTCTGCTGATGTTGCAGGCCTTCGACAGGGAAGGGAGCTTCATGGGTATAGTTGGAGACGAGGTTTTGACTCTCAGGACAAAGTGAAGACAGCACTTGTGGATATGTATGCCAAGAGTGGGTCGGTGAAGGTTGcgaggatcttgtttgaaggactACAGGTGAAAAGAGTTGTTTCTTGGAATGCTATGCTCACCGGATATGCAATGCACGGTCATGCTGATGCAGCACTTGGTCTGTTTAATGAGATGGTTGGCAAAGCTCAGCCGGATCACATAACTTTTGTAGGTGTTTTATCAGCTTGTAATCATGGAGGTCTGCTGAGTGAAGGGAGGACATATTTTGATTCAATGGCAAGAGATTATGGAATTGAACCAACCATTCAGCACACTACTTGTATGGTTGATCTCTTAGGTCATTCTGGTTGCTTAGATGAGGCTTATGGACTTATAACTCAGTTGAAAGTTATGCCGGATGCTGGTGTCTGGGGCGCATTTCTTAATTCATGCAAAATCCATGGTCATGTGGAATTTGCAGAATTGGCATTAGAGAGGTTGATTGAGCTTGAGCCCGATGATGCAGGCAATTACGTAATCCTATCGAATATCTATGCCCAAGCAGGTAGATGGGAAGGTGTTGCAAAGCTTAGAGACTTAATGAACGAACGAGGTGTAAAGAAAACCGCCGCATACAGTTGGATTGAAGTTAAAAACAAAGTACATGCCTTTCTCTCGGGGGATACATCTCATCCTATGTCTGATGATATTTATGCAGAGCTACAGAGCTTAGGAGCACGAATGGTACAAGCTGGCTATGTGCCAAACATTACTCCTGTTTTCCATGATGTGGAAGATGATGAGAAGCGCAGAATGGTGTGCAGCCACAGTGAAAGGCTAGCGATTGCTTTTGGACTAATTAGTACACCCCCAGGGACAAAGCTGTTGATCACCAAGAACCTCCGAGTTTGCGAGGACTGCCATGTTGCAATCAAGTTTATCTCAAAGTTAACAGAGAGAGAAATCTCTATCAGA